The Microcaecilia unicolor chromosome 3, aMicUni1.1, whole genome shotgun sequence nucleotide sequence agatgggcatggatggatatggattgcaggacagggctcagggagagaggggaattgctggctagggatgaatggagggggcaggtgacaggagcatggatgggcatggattgggagggcagggctcagggagagaggggaattgctggatagggatgaatggaggggacagatgggcatggatggatatggattgcagggctcagggagagaggggaattgctggatagggatgaatggagggggcaggtgacagaggagcatggatggacatggattgggagggcagggctcagggagagagggaaattgctggaaaaggatgaatggagggggcaggggacagatgggcatggattgggagggcaaggctcacactctctctctcatatacaatgtctttctgactctcactctcacacactctgtctcacactgtatcacattcactctctatgtgccacacagtcactcacacactcgcttggtctcatacactcactctcacagagaatctgtgtctcacacacactctctctctcgcacacacacacacacacactctctctcacactgtgtctcacatacacacttgcacacactctcattctcacacacacactctctcacaaacacactcacacccagactcactctctctctcacacacacacactcacactttcactctgactctcacacagtcactctcacatacacactccgaggaaaaccttgctagcgcccgtttcatttgtgtcagaaatgggccttttttactagtttataatatAATTTAGCCTGATATTGTTGTATTTGAGATACTATTTGTTAAtacgttttttttaattcttgggGCAGGATGAAGCAAGCAAAAATCCTCATGACATCAAAAGTTGCGGCttcaaatcttcaaaatgctctgcATTCTTTTTACCTGTTTGGTCGTCTCTGTGATGCAACAGTCCAGACTGAGCAACAGGGAGTTCAGGAGGAGTTTTTGGTTCATAAAGCTGTACTGGCTGCATCAAGCAACTATTTCAAGGATATTTTCCTTGGTAATCAGGCAATGGGCACTAAAAACTGTAGAGTAACGTTATCAGACATTTACACAGATgaatttacctcctttttggaaTTTGTCTACACTGCAAGAGTAGAGATTGAACCAGAGAGCGTGTGTAGAATGAAGGAAGTAGCTGAGAAGTTGGAGTGTAAGGATTTACTTGCTATATGTGAAGAAATGAAGGCAAATGGCAATAAAGAAATCTTAAATGCACGTGTTCCTCTGAAAGTTCAGCAGACTGAAGATAATGAGCTGTGTGAATCTTCACAAATTGGAACCATACCCAGGAAAAGTCAACTTGGTGACAGACTGGAAAGCAAAAAACTAGCAGCTTTCAATGGAAATGTAGACAATTGTGCTGACATCTCTGATAAAGCAAGAGAAGCTCATGAGAGTCCAGAGAGTAGGACAGTATATTTAGGAAGACATCACAAAATAGAGATGGAAAAGGCCTATACAAAAGAGAATGCAGATACACCAAACCAAATGGGAACAAAAGTAACATACGTAGCTGGCAAAACTGCAGTGCTTAGTCAACACTTTGAAGAAAGGAATTCTATTACTGAGCCTCCTTGTAAAAATGAACGCAAGGAATCACTGCATAGTGCCTCAAAAAGTCTGTCAGAGATGAACATATGTGAAAAGTGCAACCAGCCCTTCCGTTCTCTTAAACAGTACCAGTTGCATATGGGAAAAGAACACAACAGCAAGATAGTCAAATGCAGCTATAGTGTGTGTGACCAACTTTTTTCTAATCGGCAAAATCTTAGGCAGCATAGCTTGACTGTCAACCGAGATGCGCACCCTTTCCACTGTGCGCATTGTGAGAAGAGCTTTAAGTGTCAGAAGGATAGAAATGACCATATCCAGAGTGTGCATGAGAAGAAAAGGAGCCCTCAGGTCTGCCCATTTTGTGATAAAGTTATTAGTTCCAAATGTGGCCTGACAGTTCATATCCGAACtcacactggagagaaaccataCACGTGTAAGCACTGCCTAGCCAGCTTTGCGCAAAGGTCTGCTTACAACACACACATAAGGTGCAGTAATTGGTGTGCATGTTATGATGAAATACAACTGTTTTCTATTTAAATTAATGATCTGAACATGTGGAAGTTTTGTACTGAAAATCAGTTTTCAGCCAATTTGAATTTCTGTTGCAGCCTATAATCTGCCAGCACTTATACAGATTGGAATGTGTACTTGTGTTTTTATCTGTGTTTTTTGAACATCTAGAGCCAGGGATTTGAGAATTCCTCCAGGGCGGATTGGCCTTGATCAGCAATCCCTGGTTGAGCTGGTCAGCTGAACAGCTGCCATGGGGACCAGTGCTAGATGCAAAACAATGCAGTCAGCAGTGTTTTATTGAGTCCGCCCCCTTAAAAGTGCCAAAGGTTCATGGTCTAGTGTCACTGGAGTGGCCATCAGCCAATGAGCTCCTGCACCTATAAGGGTGTGGACTTAAGGAAGCAAGGGCTAACACTGCAACCGGCATTGTCcacaagcaaggaaaagaccAGAAGCATCAACATCTGGTGCAGCTGGCTAAGGTACTATACATTAGCCAGGAACAGAGGGCTGTACTTTGCAATAGGAAGGATGGAAGAAAGAACCTGAAGAGGTTGGGTTGGATGGAGAGAGGCTCCCACTCCTCTCCTCCAGGCTGGTCCTTTACTGTTTGAGCAATGGGGAGTTCAGGAGGAGTTTTTGGTTCATAAAGCTGTACTGGCGGCATCAAGCAACTGCCCCCTTCTTCCCTTTCCCAGGGCACTTCTTACTCTCCTTCGTTCCCTTTCTCTTCTCCACTCACTGACCTACATAACTCCTCTATCATGTATGACTTTCTCATTCATGGGAGAGAGAAAACGAGAAGGCAAAAGGTCTACTAGATCCAACGTGGAACAGAAATGGATGCAGACATTATGAAGAACAGCAGTCTTCAGTACTCCCAGGATTCACATACcagtgcctgacatggccatgttttgccaaaacTGACTGCGTTTTATGTGACTGATTCTTTTAATTCAGTGCTGTTTGACTTTGTTTATTAGTTGTTACCAGTGTTGGTGAAGTTTACGGTTTTACACCAGCTGGGTaagccattcttttctttttattgagtTGGAACAATTGGACCACAGCCATTCatatttttagttatttattgatGTGTTCATTTTGTATGTGTTTTATGAGGTTTTACTATTGTATCATGAAGTTATTTTATagatgtgtttttatttatttatttatgtataattATGAGTTTTTATTTATGGCATTATGAAGCTACTTATATTTGGCTTTAAATTACTTTGGTGTTTGCATTTATGTTTAATGTTTCAGTtttttgcccctgatgcagctgtttttggcgaaacatggccatgtcgggctcTTGTATGTGAATCCTGGGAGTATTGATGAACCAGTAAAGACTGTTTTTCTTCATAAGGTCTGCTTTCCTTTAGCCTTCTtactttcctcctctcccttcctcttcctgtaGGCACACATTGCCGCTGCCTCTTCCTCAATTGGAGGCCATAAACACTGCAGCTGCCACCACCTCTTCCTGTGGGACCCAGCTGGGGCCAATGAGACCACCTTCTCATGGTCCTATTTACCTTTGCCCTCCAGTCATGAAAATCCATTCAAcctggcatttgttttttttattactgctactaatcatttttatagcactactagacatactcaGTACTATATATGctatatgcaggtccctagagggctcacaatgtaatttatttgtacctggggcaatgaagggttacaagaagctgcagtgggaattgaatctaggttgccaagatcaaagcccactgcactaaccattaggcttctacTGCACTCCAAGCCCTGTCTAGAACCCTAACTTTGTAAAGAGAAGTAGGAATGCAAACACATATACATATGGGGGCAATTTTTACACTATCTGCATTGGAGCAATTCCCACAGGCAAAACTACAAGTGATCTTTGTCACAATTTTAAAAGTGAAAGAATGTgagtactttcactttgaaaatttctCCAGGTATAAATTATGCTTGGTCACTTGCACCAGCTTTGTGTATGAGTAGAATTttgatttgaaaatacagtttatgtacaaactacccccccccccccccccccggaatatcTGTCAGTATTGCCAAAGTGTGGATGATATCAGACAACATAATATACTTTTTGCCGCACTGGGGCATGCATTTTACCTGTTGAAATCACTTTTGTAAACTGGCCTGAGAATGAAATGCAGCAATTAATTGAAATTATACTTATAATTCTGTTAACATTCTGCTTTTATATGAGACTGTATATACTATAATTTTGTATAGGTAAGGAGAGAAGTTCAAACTGCTTTTAATATgaaagagacatttctttttgaaCAAATAATACACGACAACAAAGATCACAATGTTACAAGATCATCCATTGAATAGCCTGGTGCAGTATCAGATTCTGTGTAGTTTATTACAGTGTTGCATATTGTCTATGGGAAAGATACATTGTAGgtttatagtactactactactacttgacatttctaaagcgctactagggttacacagtgctgtacaatttaacatagaaggacagtccctgctcaaggagcttacaatctaaaggacaaatgtacagtcagtcaaataggggcagtctagatttcctgaaaggtataaaggttaggtgctgaaagcaacattgaagaggtgggctttgagcaaaggtttgaagatgggtagggagggggcttggcgtaagggctcaggaagtttattccaagcatagggtgaggcgaggcagaatgagcggagcctggagttggcggtggtggagaagggtactgagaggagggatttgtcctgtgagcggaggttacaggcgggaacgtaaggggaaatgagggtagagaggtaatgaggggctgcagactgagtgcatttgtaggtaagaaggagaagcttgaactgtatgcggtatctaatcggaagccagtgaagtgacctgaggagaggggtgatatgagtatatcggttcaggcggaatataagacatgcagcagagttctgaacggattgaaggggggatagatggctaagtgagaggccagtgaggagtaggttgcagtagtcaaggcaagaggtaatgagagcttgggcaagagtacgggtggtgtgctcagagaggaaagggcaaattttgctgatgttaaagagaaagaagcgacaggtcttataGTACAAAACTGTATACCAGGTGGCCAAATATAGGAGCATGAAAACAGTCTTCTCCATTCTTCAAATCAACAAGAGTTCATCTATCTGTGACTGTTTTTATTTGGACTTGTgttctaatttttttcttttatagaaaagtacatgactctgggcaagacaagAAATCTCCAACAGTTTACTGGAAGGTGGTACCACCTGTGGACATTCAAGACAGCACTGACTATACCTGTATTAAAAGCAACCAAAAGAGAAaagatcagaaaaaaaacagaggattTTCACTAGCTGCCACTATCAAAGAAACcatagatgatgatgatgaagagCCAGAGAGCTCATCTGAAGTGGAAGCAGACTGGAGTACCGAGAAGAAATCCAGTAATGATCAAATTGAGAACGGTAAGGAAAACAGGACAGAAAAGGGAAGCCAAGAGGAAGAAGCTGGTGAGCAAAAGAATGAGGATGGCGCGAGTGCCATGCATGAGAAAAGAGGAAAGTATAATTCTGGCTGTTCAGAAGCTGAATTAGATGATGACAAAGGTAGCGAGTCTTTTTGCTCTAATGACAAAGATGATTATTATATTAATGATAAAAATGACAAAGGCATTGAATCTGATGAGGACTTCAGAGTAAAGAAGGATGGCAACGTAGCCCTAATGAAAAAGTCAGTCTATGTCATTGAATGTGATAGGTGTGAGAAACAGTTTGTCTCAAGGAAAAACTATGTGGATCACTGCACAGATGTTCATCAGTGTTTACCCGGCAAAGTCTATCGGTGCGATACCTGCAGCAAATCATTTGCTAGTTACAACAGCTGGAAAGAGCACAGAGCCTGTGTTCACACCGAAGAAAGGCAGTTTGCCTGTACCCTCTGCAACTCCACCTTTAAACGGAAGAGAGACGTAAGAACACATTACATTCGCAAACACGAAGGACGAGTGAAACGTCCACTTTGTTCTGTCTGTGGCAAGATACTAAGTTCAAGGACTGCATTGGTGTTTCATATGCGAACACATACAGGGGAAAAACCTTACGAATGCAGCATCTGCCACTCAAGGTTTGCTCAGCCTTCTCAACTGAAGATTCATACCAGGTCAGTTAGCCAGGAGTAATTTTTCCTTTAAACGTTATTAAACTGTGTAGCCCGTGCATGGTAACAAACTTTTACCTGTTTTCTTGCCTGGCTTCCGTTTGTTCCTTTTAGGTCCTACTGCTCTGGCTGCTTTAACCATAAAAAGAGCTGTGGGCAATCTTTTGTGGGTAGAACTCTTCATATTTTTCATATTGACCGCCACGTTTTCTTTCTGTCtttttgtccctccctcccagcatttTCCTCCTTTTTCCCCTGTTAGCAAGCCAGCAGCATCAGACTGCCGCAACTTTTCTGCTCTGCACTGGATAATGAGAGTCCAGCCACCCCCTCCTTAGCTCCACATAGTCCAGCACAAGCACATCTCTACCACCTTTTGGCCCATGTAGGCTGACACAAGCACATTTCTACCTTGTGGCCTGTGTAGGCTGGCACACATGCAGTGTTTACAGTTTTTCACTGTGGGCTGGACCATTGCAAGTGTATTAACTACATGAAGTTTTAGCCTTGCGCCTCTCTTCCAATTAATTTTGAAGTTCATACCCACCTGAGACATTGACAGTTAAATTCAACAATCATTTTGTATCTATCACCGGCCTTCCCAGAACAATCTGGTAAAAATACCTAATTAAATGTCGTCAGGTTagtattttttgtttgtatttttaaaaattgtattttgAAACTGTTTAAGTGAGAATCATACATCAGTATTCACCATTAAAAAGCAAGAACTCATTTTCCTGGTGATtctcactgttttgtttttttgctttaccCCTTCCCACCAACAGGTGAAGGTATAAAAAACTGAATTCTGCCAGTGGCATCACCAGCGTAAGCCGAGGTGCTTCCTGAAACAATCAAgcatttttctctaccttcagaAGATGGTAGGTCATGCTGACGGTGCTCCTGTCTGTGGCCACACAGCATGTTCGTGCCTAACTCCTGCTCCTAGATTACAGTCTCAGGACCATACCTGGTTGAGCTTGGCTCCGCAGTCCCCAGTCGCACTTCTTAGTACCACTGTGTGAGGGTACTTCATGGAGTGCACCCGTCCAGTTCCGGATGCCTTCATGACCTCTCCCTGTAGCTTGGCTCTAGAGCGTCAGGCTGTTGTTCTTATCCTTCAGCATCTCTGTAAAATAGGACCAGCAGAGCACAGCCTAGACAGGTACTCCATCTATTTCATGGTCCTGAAGAAGCGATTCCTTTCACACCATCCAGGGGGTGGATGCTTGTCTGCGAGTCCAGCACTTCTGGATGGAAAGGCTTTAATCACGTCACCTCGTTGCAGCCAGAGGTTTTCTTGACTTCCTTGGACCTTACAGAGGCCTACCTTCACTGCCCCTTTGCAGATCATCACAAGAGATATCTGTACTTCTGTATGTTGGGATGGCACCTTCAGTTTCAGGCCTTGTCCTTTGGCCTGGCACCAGCATGccacactttttccaaggtgatggcaGTTGGTGGCACCTCCAGTATTGGGGTATTCGGGTTCATCCCTGCCTTGGTAACTGGCTGATTCAGGCCGACTCAGCTTTGGAGGCCAGTTTGGCTACCCCGCAAGACATCTCCTTCCTGGAAACCCTGAGCTGGGTAATGAATTGGCCCAAGAGCCATCTGGCCCTGTCTCAGTCCTTGGACTAGCTCAGGGACTGTTTCAACATGGTAAAAGAGAAGGCTTTATTGCCGGAGAAGTGGGAAAAGAAGTtccaggtgcagttgcaccagtTGTGCGATCTCCCGGAGCCCATGATTTGGGATTACTTTTTCTCTTGGGATCTGTGGCTGTTAtgctggaggtggtgccttggacAAGGGCTCATATATGCCCTCTGCAGACTCTGTTGTCCTGATGGGCATTGGCCTCGCAGGACTTCCATTGTCCTCTGCCACCCAGTGTGAGGCTCAGTGTATCATAGTGGGATAAGTTAGTTCACCTGCTGAGAAGTATTCCTCTGGATCCACCGCAGTGGATTCTGATCACAATGGATGCAAGTCTCCTTGGTTGGGGAACTCACTGTCTTGTCCGGGGGACTCAGGGCTCCTGGACAACTCAGCAAGTGTCCTGGTCAATAAATCACCTGCCACTTCTTGAGGGGAAAGCAGTCAGATTGATGTTGAAAACTGCTACAGCAGTGGTGTACGTAAACAAGTAGGGTGGTGCCAGGAGTCAGGCGGTGGCCCTGGAGGCATCATGTCTCTGTTGGTGGGCAGAGACCCATCTGCAGGCCCTTTCAGAGGTCTGCATTGTGGGCAATGACAAGATACAGGCGGAAGTTCAATTGCTCCTTCCTGGATCTGGGAGAGTAAGAGCTGGGGCAGAAGGCCTTTCATCTCATACTGGATCACTGTGGCCCTCTTCAGTTTCCTCAGTTTGACTTGATGGTGTCCAGGATCAAATCTACAGGTAGCAGAGGAAGCCAGCCTCCCAGGTGATAGATGCCCTGGTTCAACAGGCAACAGTGGCCTTATAAGGAGGCATTCTGTCTTCACTTAGTGGCCTATGCTAGGCTGTTTCATTCACGTCATCCTCATCTGGACATGGTGTCAGACTGACCTTGCAGGCCATTGGTATATGGTTCTCTGGTGCCTCCCAGTGGAGGATATTCTTTCACTGCCAAGGGGCCAGGGTGTGCTCCAGCAGGGGTCGGTAGACATGGAGCATCCGGCTTCCTTCTTGCTTATGGTTTGACCATTGGGAGGAGATATTTGGAGATGTGTGGGGCCTTTCAAGCTGCAGTAAGTGCCGcttatcgcagcttggtaaaaggacccctaaacgagGTCTTACTAGATATATTTGTGCACACTATTAAGCTTTGATATGTACTAATGACCAGTAGTGTGCACTATTAATGGCATgctcaaaaaataaatataatttagaaaagcacaaaaacaaaaaatcttgCAAACTGAATTATTTTTGGGTggatttatccctcccaatatggtggttCACCCACCAATAGGTAGGAAGAaacaaatcacccaaggctgcatcagttaggagttttattagataccttatttcttaccaagtatttgtacaattagcagatcagtgatatctcactgggagtacggAACATTGCTATGCAAAAGTACTGTTATATCTGAGATTCCCAAGAATATATaagcaatcaaatacttttatttattattttccaagtatatgtacaatcaattgcttatgggagtacagtaccacagctacacataggtgttctccgggtctgagtctctaatgttttatttaccagtcaaagccaattagtagatataaaagactcaaggctacttatgagaaagcaataggattacttgccaattgattggtttcttatgggagagcagccctgcttgcacaaaggtactggctgtgactgtctcaattgaagtaggaagtacaatcacttatatacactcATTAACATAACAGGTAATACATAGGCAATTTGACAATAGTCCCATTTATTGGATATATGCTAATATAATGGTTAACGCTGATTGGTTATGGTAATGAGTtggttagtatttactggaaaagccaATAATAGACTAGCTGTTCCTGGAAGactaagtcatcttcctgaggagttatcgTGTTCTGTTTTTCAcaaaaacatctgtgaccaccatgttgctaaaccatgttactctgtttttccacttacccattcctcattctgctgcatcagaatgtcacaacagatcatgaattctgcagtcacactgaagttcaggttaaagtcatgggcctgtaaggttttctctcattttagatcctgaaccaaagtctcaggccttgaatcaaagctcttagctatgatgataatatTCAAAACATTGGAAACTAAATTAACATTTTTGTGCTGCACACTTCTAggttttttgttatatatattgttgttgttttttgctttgttttttagaTGGAGGAATTCTGACAGATGGGGGAATATATCTGGAATCTAATACAATACCCTTCACAGTACACACAAAGTCACTCTGCTGATTAATTTAGTTTAGTTCATTagaggcttgatataccacccttcaatGAAAATCAGAGCAGTTTTCTGCAAAA carries:
- the LOC115465656 gene encoding GDNF-inducible zinc finger protein 1-like isoform X1, giving the protein MKQAKILMTSKVAASNLQNALHSFYLFGRLCDATVQTEQQGVQEEFLVHKAVLAASSNYFKDIFLGNQAMGTKNCRVTLSDIYTDEFTSFLEFVYTARVEIEPESVCRMKEVAEKLECKDLLAICEEMKANGNKEILNARVPLKVQQTEDNELCESSQIGTIPRKSQLGDRLESKKLAAFNGNVDNCADISDKAREAHESPESRTVYLGRHHKIEMEKAYTKENADTPNQMGTKVTYVAGKTAVLSQHFEERNSITEPPCKNERKESLHSASKSLSEMNICEKCNQPFRSLKQYQLHMGKEHNSKIVKCSYSVCDQLFSNRQNLRQHSLTVNRDAHPFHCAHCEKSFKCQKDRNDHIQSVHEKKRSPQVCPFCDKVISSKCGLTVHIRTHTGEKPYTCKHCLASFAQRSAYNTHIRKVHDSGQDKKSPTVYWKVVPPVDIQDSTDYTCIKSNQKRKDQKKNRGFSLAATIKETIDDDDEEPESSSEVEADWSTEKKSSNDQIENGKENRTEKGSQEEEAGEQKNEDGASAMHEKRGKYNSGCSEAELDDDKGSESFCSNDKDDYYINDKNDKGIESDEDFRVKKDGNVALMKKSVYVIECDRCEKQFVSRKNYVDHCTDVHQCLPGKVYRCDTCSKSFASYNSWKEHRACVHTEERQFACTLCNSTFKRKRDVRTHYIRKHEGRVKRPLCSVCGKILSSRTALVFHMRTHTGEKPYECSICHSRFAQPSQLKIHTRSHTGEKPYVCEECGACFADKSKLNGHKRTHTGERLFECDVCGKHFATNEYLKCHKRCHMGAKPYKCGVCGKTFGLRASLAQHSNVHAETRPYFCEQCGKAFTQQGALRRHQRIHTGEKPYKCRACERTFTDMSTLRRHVSIHDRSVHWRSFLIDLTTKKDHNWSKIETLSDACIGEDSTQEIWSGDQGKPDKPENTSAINTEHIPSNVNPIDKHNSLTYFLAQ
- the LOC115465656 gene encoding GDNF-inducible zinc finger protein 1-like isoform X2 is translated as MKQAKILMTSKVAASNLQNALHSFYLFGRLCDATVQTEQQGVQEEFLVHKAVLAASSNYFKDIFLGNQAMGTKNCRVTLSDIYTDEFTSFLEFVYTARVEIEPESVCRMKEVAEKLECKDLLAICEEMKANGNKEILNARVPLKVQQTEDNELCESSQIGTIPRKSQLGDRLESKKLAAFNGNVDNCADISDKAREAHESPESRTVYLGRHHKIEMEKAYTKENADTPNQMGTKVTYVAGKTAVLSQHFEERNSITEPPCKNERKESLHSASKSLSEMNICEKCNQPFRSLKQYQLHMGKEHNSKIVKCSYSVCDQLFSNRQNLRQHSLTVNRDAHPFHCAHCEKSFKCQKDRNDHIQSVHEKKRSPQVCPFCDKVISSKCGLTVHIRTHTGEKPYTCKHCLASFAQRSAYNTHIRKVHDSGQDKKSPTVYWKVVPPVDIQDSTDYTCIKSNQKRKDQKKNRGFSLAATIKETIDDDDEEPESSSEVEADWSTEKKSSNDQIENGKENRTEKGSQEEEAGEQKNEDGASAMHEKRGKYNSGCSEAELDDDKGSESFCSNDKDDYYINDKNDKGIESDEDFRVKKDGNVALMKKSVYVIECDRCEKQFVSRKNYVDHCTDVHQCLPGKVYRCDTCSKSFASYNSWKEHRACVHTEERQFACTLCNSTFKRKRDVRTHYIRKHEGRVKRPLCSVCGKILSSRTALVFHMRTHTGEKPYECSICHSRFAQPSQLKIHTRSHTGEKPYVCEECGACFADKSKLNGHKRTHTGERLFECDVCGKHFATNEYLKCHKRCHMGAKPYKCGVCGKTFGLRASLAQHSNVHAEVQKHAAWMFDWTQSLPEEANTR